The proteins below are encoded in one region of uncultured Desulfovibrio sp.:
- a CDS encoding septal ring lytic transglycosylase RlpA family protein codes for MKFVYRLAMWATVTACLALVAPMVPTTAAADSKAGHTTHQNASSPAAHSSTAAPASPSTSADTRDIWLKRAQSSEFILGKASYYSTDLHNGPTASGVGYDMYTFTAAHRTLPIGTVVRVTDQQNGKSVMVCVTDRGPFIRGRIIDLSYAAADQIDMRRRGVGKVSLEVVSDAQGRPLADDLAYFVRFRGMETSEMVGPFRAFADAAAMHEAMRQAHPDAEVILEKAQ; via the coding sequence ATGAAGTTTGTTTACAGGCTTGCCATGTGGGCGACCGTCACGGCCTGTCTGGCCCTTGTCGCTCCCATGGTTCCCACCACGGCCGCCGCTGACAGCAAAGCCGGCCACACCACTCACCAGAACGCCTCTTCCCCTGCCGCACATTCTTCCACAGCGGCCCCCGCCTCCCCTTCCACCTCCGCGGATACCCGCGACATCTGGCTCAAGCGCGCCCAGAGTTCCGAATTTATCCTGGGGAAGGCCTCCTACTACAGCACGGATCTGCATAATGGCCCCACGGCCAGCGGTGTGGGCTATGACATGTATACCTTCACGGCCGCGCACCGCACCCTGCCCATTGGCACGGTGGTCCGCGTCACCGATCAGCAGAACGGCAAAAGCGTCATGGTGTGTGTGACGGACCGCGGCCCCTTCATTCGCGGGCGCATCATTGACCTTTCCTATGCGGCGGCAGATCAGATAGACATGCGCCGCCGTGGCGTGGGCAAGGTCAGCCTGGAAGTGGTCAGCGATGCCCAGGGACGGCCCCTGGCCGATGATCTGGCCTATTTTGTGCGCTTCCGGGGCATGGAAACCTCGGAAATGGTCGGCCCCTTCCGGGCCTTTGCCGATGCCGCCGCCATGCATGAAGCCATGCGCCAGGCCCATCCCGACGCGGAAGTCATTCTGGAAAAAGCCCAGTAA